One genomic window of Haemorhous mexicanus isolate bHaeMex1 chromosome 17, bHaeMex1.pri, whole genome shotgun sequence includes the following:
- the MARF1 gene encoding meiosis regulator and mRNA stability factor 1 isoform X3, with the protein MENKKAAVELKDASSPHAGSKLFPAVPLPDVHPLQQQQLQLSPGPKVSCCAHGSDSSCTPQMHCGGGGGGNLIHPGTILDSKSTGTITCQVGSGFAYQSASSLKNPPARSNLAGISSEFSGMCVENSVSSCQHLACCGKLHFQPCHGNVHKLHQFPALPSCPSSGYFPCPEFTTGAAGHLDEHVAQPELPPRVCANPLHLNVVPPVCLKGSHYCTDCLSKPTRNSLVDAAKIWPNIPPPSAQTAPVPIPICNGCGTKGTGNEKSLILASSLGKSPQKYGSPEVAITGQVLENLPPIGVFWDIENCSVPTGRSAVAVVQRIREKFFKGHREAEFICVCDISKENKEVIQELNNCQVTVAHINATAKNAADDKLRQSLRRFADTHTAPATVVLVSTDVNFALELSDLRHRHGFRIILVHKNQASEALLHHAHELICFEEFISDLPPRLPLKMPACHTLLYVYNLPTNRDSKSVSNRLRRLSDNCGGKVLSISGGSAILRFLNQESAERARKRMENEDVFGNRIVVSFTPKNKELNETKSSGFVGTDKVKSPKKINKNTKLCLLNKDSNDQSAGTKGSAGRGFQIHGSVIKSTNVKSLQELCRLESKNVSRNTENQQERLREQIPSPQSNSNAAISVSLATKKMGAGESSSKNSQKKETSASRSITNSPVDKKDKDETVFQVSYPSAFSKLTASRQLSPLLMSQSCWSSRSMSPNLSNRSSPLTFNVVNHTSGTDCPDPFANGADIQISNIDYRLSRKELQQNLQEIFSRHGKVKSVELSPHTDYQLKAMVQMENLQEAISAVNSLHRYKIGSKRIQVSLATGAASKSLSLLSSEAMSILQDAPACCLPVFKFIEIYEKKFGRKLIVSDLYRLTDTVAIRDQGSGRLVCLLPSSQARQSPLGSSQSHDGSSANCSPIIFEELEYHEPVCKQHCLNKDFIEHEFDPDSYRIPFVVLSLKTFAPQVHSLLQTHEGTVPLLSFPDCYMSEFSDLEMVPEGQGGVPLEHLITCVPGVNIATAQNGIKVIKWIHNKPPPPTADPWLLRSKSPVGNPQLIQFSREVIDLLKSQPSCVIPVSKFIPTYHHHFAKQCRVSDYGYSKLMELLEAVPHVLQILGMGSKRLLTLTHRAQVKRFTQDLLKLLKSQASKQVIVREFLQAYHWCFSKDWDVTEYGVCELADIISEIPDTTICLSQQDNEMVICIPKRERTQEEIERTKQFSKEVVDLLRHQPHFRMPFNKFIPCYHHHFGRQCKLAYYGFTKLLELFEAIPDVLLVLECGEEKILTLTEVEQVKAVAAQLVKLLRAQKDNALLLADLLPEYSRTFGYALRLHDFDVSSVPALMQKLCHVVKVVDTESGKQIQLINRKSLRTLTAQLLVLLMSWDGTSLLSVEQLKQHYETVHSTSLNPCEYGFMTLTELLKSLPYLVEVFTNGAAEEYVKLTNLYVFAKNVRSLLHTYHYQQIFLHEFPVAYSKYTGEVLQPKAYGCNNLEELLGAIPQVVWIKGHGHKRIVVLKNDMKTRFSSPSFPPADHVDDHENQLADNNGQVMDTQASTSSMELDLGGPSNVSNQTEQELLCLTNTSPVDLLCEPVPSCLPSPQLRPDPVVLESADLIQFEERPAPLPEIMILTEEEKQTIVTTAQEKLISGSVVSDSTENASVPPCQSSETQVNKEATDSPAKKQHKNKVKLAANFSLAPVTKL; encoded by the exons ATGGAGAACAAGAAAGCTGCTGTAGAATTGAAGGATGCTTCATCTCCTCATGCCGGCTCTAAATTGTTTCCAGCAGTGCCGCTTCCCGATGTTCATCCTCTTCAGCAACAGCAACTACAGCTTTCCCCTGGCCCCAAAGTAAGCTGCTGTGCTCATGGCTCTGACTCTTCTTGCACTCCACAAATGCattgtggtggtggtggaggtgGGAACCTGATTCACCCTGGCACAATATTAGACTCAAAAAGCACTGGGACGATAACTTGTCAAGTAGGGTCAGGATTTGCTTATCAGTCTGCATCTTCACTGAAGAACCCTCCAGCTAGAAGCAATTTGGCAGGAATTTCCAGTGAGTTCTCTGGTATGTGTGTAGAAAACAGTGTATCTTCCTGTCAGCATCTGGCCTGTTGTGGAAAACTCCATTTTCAGCCGTGTCACGGTAACGTGCACAAGCTGCATCAGTTCCCAGCCCTGCCGAGCTGCCCATCCTCTGGCTATTTCCCCTGTCCTGAGTTCACCACTGGGGCTGCGGGGCACTTGGACGAGCACGTTGCACAGCCGGAGCTGCCGCCACGCGTGTGCGCCAACCCTCTGCACCTAAACGTGGTGCCCCCCGTGTGTCTGAAGGGCTCTCACTACTGCACTGACTGCTTGAGCAAG CCAACCAGAAACAGCCTAGTTGATGCTGCTAAAATCTGGCCAAATATTCCTCCTCCAAGTGCACAGACTGCACCTGTTCCTATCCCAATCTGTAATGGCTGTGGAACCAAAGGAACAGGAAATGAGAAGAGTTTGATACTGGCAAGCAGCCTTGGCAAATCACCACAGAAATATG GGTCCCCAGAAGTTGCAATAACAGGCCAGGTTCTGGAAAACTTGCCCCCCATTGGAGTCTTCTGGGATATTGAGAACTGCTCAGTCCCCACTGGCCGTTCAGCTGTGGCAGTTGTGCAGAGGATTCGCGAGAAGTTTTTTAAAGGTCACAGAGAGGCAGAAttcatctgtgtgtgtgacataagtaaagaaaataaagaagttaTTCAGGAGCTAAACAACTGCCAG GTGACTGTTGCACACATCAATGCTACAGCCAAGAATGCTGCTGATGACAAGCTCAGACAGAGTCTTAGGAGATTTGCTGATACACACACTGCACCTGCCACCGTGGTTCTTGTGTCAA CGGATGTGAACTTTGCTCTGGAACTGAGTGACCTGAGACATCGCCATGGTTTCCGAATCATTCTGGTACATAAAAACCAAGCTTCAGAAGCACTCTTACATCATGCCCATGAActtatttgttttgaagaaTTTATTTCAGACTTGCCACCAAGGTTACCGCTGAAAATGCCG GCTTGTCACACACTGTTATATGTCTATAATCTGCCAACAAACAGAGACAGCAAAAGTGTCAGCAATCGCCTGCGGCGTTTGTCAGACAACTGTGGAGGGAAGGTGCTGAGCATTTCTGGGGGCAGCGCAATTCTCCGCTTCTTAAACCAGGAGAGCGCGGAACGGGCGCGGAAGCGAATGGAAAATGAAGATGTTTTTGGAAACAGGATTGTAGTGTCTTTCACTCCCAAAAACAAAGAACTCAATGAAACAAAAAGCTCCGGCTTTGTGGGAACTGATAAGGTCAAGTCTCCcaaaaaaattaacaagaaCACAAAGCTGTGCCTCCTCAACAAAGATTCAAATGATCAGTCTGCTGGTACcaaaggctctgctgggaggggattCCAGATTCATGGATCTGTCATCAAATCCACAAATGTCAAAAGTTTACAG GAGCTGTGCCGTCTTGAATCAAAGAATGTCAGTAGAAATACTGAAAACCAGCAAGAACGTTTAAGAGAACAAATTCCTTCTCCTCAGAGTAACTCTAATGCAGCAATTTCCGTGTCTCTGGCAACCAAAAAAATGGGAGCAGGAGAATCATCCTCCAAAAATAGTCAGAA AAAAGAGACCTCTGCTTCCAGGAGCATTACTAATTCCCCTGTAgataaaaaagataaagatGAAACTGTATTTCAGGTCAGCTATCCCTCTGCTTTCAGTAAGTTGACGGCCTCAAGACAACTCAGTCCTTTACTCATGTCTCAGAGTTGCTGGTCATCTCG GAGTATGTCTCCCAACCTTTCAAATAGATCATCTCCACTCACATTCAATGTAGTGAATCATACCAGTGGTACAGACTGCCCTGATCCCTTTGCAAATGGTGCAGACATTCAGATCAGCAACATAGATTACAGATTGTCCAGAAAAGAGTTGCAGCAGAATTTACAAGAAATCTTCTCAAGACATGGCAAG gTAAAAAGTGTGGAGCTCAGTCCCCACACAGACTACCAGCTGAAGGCTATGGTTCAGATGGAGAATCTGCAAGAAGCCATCAGTGCTGTCAACAGTCTGCACAGATACAAAATTGGCAGTAAGAGGATCCAGGTCTCATTAGCAACAGGAGCTGCTAGTAAATCACTCTCTCTGCTTAG CTCAGAAGCAATGTCCATTCTGCAGGATGCACCTGCTTGTTGCTTGCCTGTGTTCAAATTCATAGAAATCTATGAAAAAAA GTTTGGCCGTAAGCTGATTGTGTCAGACTTGTACAGACTGACGGACACCGTGGCCATCCGTGACCAGGGGAGTGGCAGGCTCGTgtgcctcctgcccagcagccaagccaggcagagccccttGGGATCCTCACAGTCACACGATGGCTCCTCAGCCAACTGTAGCCCAATAATATTTGAAGAGTTGGAATATCACGAGCCTGTTTGTAAGCAGCATTGCCTGAATAAAGACTTTAT TGAACATGAGTTTGATCCAGATTCTTATAGAATTCCTTTTGTGGTTTTGTCTCTGAAGACATTTGCTCCCCAAGTTCACAGTCTTCTACAGACACATGAGGGTACTGTGCCTTTACTAAg TTTTCCTGATTGTTACATGTCAGAGTTCAGTGATCTTGAAATGGTGCCAGAAGGCCAAGGTGGTGTTCCCTTGGAACATCTGATTACCTGTGTTCCTGGAGTTAACATTGCCACTGCCCAAAATGGCATTAAAGTTATCAAATGGATACATAACAAACCACCACCTCCCACTGCAG ATCCTTGGCTCCTGCGTTCCAAGAGCCCTGTAGGCAATCCCCAGCTCATTCAGTTCAGTCGAGAAGTGATAGATCTGCTCAAAAGCCAACCATCCTGTGTCATCCCTGTCAGCAAATTCATCCCAACCTACCATCACCACTTTGCCAAGCAGTGCCGAGTGTCTGACTATGGCTATTCCAAATtaatggagctgctggaagcagtgcCTCATGTGCTGCAG attCTGGGCATGGGTTCCAAACGCTTGTTAACGCTCACGCACAGAGCTCAGGTGAAGCGCTTCACTCAAGATTTGCTGAAGCTGCTCAAGTCCCAGGCCAGCAAGCAAGTTATTGTGAGGGAATTCTTGCAAGCTTATCACTG GTGTTTCTCTAAGGATTGGGATGTTACGGAGTATGGAGTGTGTGAACTGGCTGATATTATATCAGAAATTCCAGATACAACCATCTGTTTGTCACAGCAAGACAATGAAATGGTGATTTGTATTCCTAAAAGAG aGCGTACCCAGGAGGAAATAGAAAGAACCAAGCAGTTTTCCAAGGAGGTGGTGGATCTGCTGCGGCACCAGCCCCATTTCCGAATGCCCTTCAATAAATTTATTCCCTGTTACCACCACCACTTTGGGCGCCAGTGCAAACTCGCTTACTATGGGTTTACAAAACTACTTGAACTCTTTGAAGCCATACCAGATGTCTTACTT GTGCTGGAGTGTGGGGAGGAGAAGATTCTGACGCTGACAGAGGTGGAGCAGGTGAAGGCAGTGGCTGCCCAGCTGGTGAAGCTGCTGCGGGCACAGAAGGACaatgccctgctgctggctgaccTGCTGCCCGAGTACAGCCGCACCTTCGGCTACGCCCTGCGCCTGCACGACTTCGACGTCAGCTCCGTGCCAGCCCTCATGCAGAAACTCTGCCACGTTGTGAAG GTGGTTGACACAGAATCTGGCAAGCAAATTCAGCTGATAAATAGAAAATCTCTGCGGACTCTGACTGCCCAGCTGCTGGTCTTGCTGATGTCCTGGGATGGAACATCCTTGCTCTCAGTTGAGCAGCTTAAGCAACATTATGAAACAGTCCACAGTACTTCACTTAATCCATGTGAATATGGATTTATGACCTTAACTGAGCTCCTGAAGAGTCTGCCTTACTTGGTTGAG GTTTTTACCAATGGTGCAGCTGAAGAATATGTCAAGCTTACAAATCTGTATGTTTTTGCAAAGAATGTGAGGTCCTTACTTCACACTTACCATTATCAGCAAATTTTTCTTCACGAGTTCCCAGTAGCATACAGCAAATACACAGGAGAAGTGCTGCAGCCTAAAGCATATGGATGCAATAATTTAGAAGAGCTCTTGGGAGCAATTCCACAG GTGGTCTGGATTAAAGGACATGGCCATAAGAGAATTGTAGTCCTGAAGAATGATATGAAAA CTCGTTTTAGCTCACCTAGTTTTCCCCCTGCTGATCATGTAGATGATCATGAAAATCAACTTGCTGACAATAATGGACAAGTTATGGACACCCAAGCATCCACTTCCTCAATGGAACTAGATCTAGGAGGGCCTAGCAATG TTTCTAATCAAACAGAGcaggaacttctttgcctcacaAACACATCTCCTGTTGATCTCCTGTGTGAGCCAGTCCCTTCCTGCCTGCCATCCCCCCAGCTGAGACCTGACCCCGTGGTTCTTGAGTCTGCAGATCTCATTCAGTTTGAGGAACGCCCTGCACCCCTCCCAG AGATAATGATTttaacagaagaagaaaaacagacgATTGTTACCACAGCTCAAGAAAAGCTGATCTCTGGTTCTGTGGTGTCTGACTCCACAGAGAATGCTTCAGTGCCTCCCTGTCAGTCCTCTGAAACCCAAGTAAACAAAGAAGCAACGGACAGCCCAGccaaaaagcaacacaaaaacaAGGTCAAATTGGCAGCAAACTTCTCACTTGCACCTGTAACCAAgctttaa